A window of the Bacteroidales bacterium genome harbors these coding sequences:
- a CDS encoding peptidoglycan DD-metalloendopeptidase family protein gives MNKSFIYILLFTVIVFAVSCNSPQKQINNSEKETVLAKPVLLFNIPIDSFLVEKEKVKRNQNLSDILLKQNVSYSKIAQLVKVAKPVCDVRKIKAGNNYYLFKDLDSLQTLHYFAYEKNRVEYVIFDLSDTISVTAGKKEIIRVLDTIEGTINSSLWNSMIDNKVNPELANELSDIYSWTIDFFGIQKGDSYCVFYEKMIVDKDTFGIGKIFAARFNHIGTDYNAYYFEQDSVGEYFDEEGKSLRKTFLKAPLKFKRISSRFSNSRYHPVLKIRRPHHGVDYAAASGTPVHTIGDGVIIRKGYQKRGGGNYLTIKHNGTYSTTYMHLRGFAKGISVGKTVKQGDLIGYVGQTGLATGPHLDFRVYKNGHAIDPLKLKSPSAKPVDSLHLQDFYSLRDSLNRIIASNKTKK, from the coding sequence ATGAATAAATCTTTTATATATATTTTATTATTTACTGTAATAGTATTTGCAGTATCTTGTAATTCACCACAAAAACAAATCAATAATTCTGAAAAAGAAACTGTATTAGCCAAACCCGTATTGCTTTTTAATATTCCAATAGATTCTTTTTTAGTTGAAAAAGAAAAGGTAAAACGTAATCAAAACCTATCGGATATTTTACTTAAACAAAATGTGTCTTATTCTAAAATTGCACAATTGGTTAAGGTGGCAAAACCCGTTTGTGATGTTCGGAAAATAAAAGCAGGAAATAATTATTACCTTTTTAAAGATCTGGATTCGCTACAAACACTTCATTATTTTGCTTATGAAAAAAATAGAGTTGAGTATGTTATTTTTGATTTAAGTGATACTATTAGTGTAACTGCCGGAAAAAAAGAAATAATCCGCGTATTAGATACTATTGAAGGCACTATAAACTCTTCCTTATGGAATTCTATGATTGATAATAAGGTCAATCCTGAATTAGCTAATGAGTTATCGGACATTTACAGTTGGACCATCGACTTTTTTGGAATTCAAAAAGGTGATTCGTATTGTGTTTTCTACGAAAAAATGATAGTTGATAAAGATACTTTTGGCATTGGAAAAATATTTGCTGCTCGATTTAATCATATTGGAACCGACTATAATGCTTATTATTTTGAACAGGATTCTGTTGGAGAATATTTTGATGAAGAAGGTAAAAGCTTAAGAAAAACATTTTTAAAAGCACCACTAAAATTTAAACGTATCAGCTCGCGTTTTTCAAATAGTCGTTATCATCCTGTTTTAAAAATTCGCCGACCTCATCATGGAGTTGATTATGCAGCAGCTTCCGGAACACCTGTTCACACTATTGGTGATGGAGTAATTATTCGTAAAGGCTACCAAAAAAGAGGTGGTGGTAATTATCTTACTATCAAACATAACGGAACTTATTCTACAACATATATGCATCTTAGAGGTTTTGCTAAAGGAATTTCTGTAGGAAAAACAGTAAAACAAGGCGATTTGATAGGCTATGTCGGGCAAACGGGATTAGCTACCGGTCCTCATCTCGATTTTAGGGTTTATAAAAATGGTCATGCTATCGATCCTTTGAAGTTGAAATCACCATCAGCAAAACCTGTAGACTCATTGCATTTACAAGATTTTTATTCTTTAAGGGACAGCTTAAACAGAATTATTGCCTCAAATAAAACGAAAAAATAG